The window CCCATTGAACAGCTTATGCGCGACACATCCTTATAATGAGGATGTGTTTTTTATATCTATCGAGAGCTTTTGTGATATATCACCCATCTTTTTAAATTTATCGATAAAAAAGGACGCTCCCTACAGAGAGCTCCCCCATAATTGCACGATGATAAAAATCTGAACAGCTGCAAGCAGCGGGAAGCCAAAAGCAAAACTATTATGGCGTGTTTTGTGTCGGAATAAATACATACCTAGCACGCCTCCAACTGCACCACCAGCAATTGCTAAAGTAAACAATGTACGCTCAGCAATGCGCCATTCATGTTTTTTCGCTCGTGATTTATCCATGCCCATCATAATAAGCAGGACGACTGATACAATCGCCATATAGGCAAGTAATGCTTGTGCCATTAAAATCTCCTTTTGGTGACTTACCTAATATACCTTTGCAATACGTCGGCAATTTGTAGGATCACCTGTTTTTCTATTCTATTTATTTGTTGAAACTTAAAGGCAATGGATTCTGAGGTTTGATTGATAGCAGGGCCACTTTCTTTGTCTTTGCGAAAAGCTGTAATTTCCTCAGGGGCTTGTTCAAGTTCTTGAGAAATATTACTGCGCTTAAAACGCCAACTCACCGTACTTGGCTCACGTATTTCATAAGTTGCTACCTTCGTACTGAATAGCCCCCAAATATTTTTCCGCTTGCTCAAACGATGCTTGATTACGGAAAAATTGGATTGTTTCCTTCGCCCCGTCATATTACATATAGAGTCCAATAAATTCGCACTGCTCTATAATCGCTTCAAAAATAGGCGTTATTTGTAATTTTAGTTGAAGCATAAAACTCCTTTTTATCTTTCTAGTTTTTTACTAGTGTAACATAAAAAAGACTGATGGAAAAATCCATCAGTCTTTACTATACGCTATTTAGCGATTGCTTGTTCCACACCTCCGGCTTACGCTGTCGGTGTGAAAATATTTTGCGACTGTCGCTTCGCTTTCGTCGCAGTAATAATTTTGACTATGTCAAAATTATTTAGCAACTGCTTGTTTAGCAGCGTCTGCTAATTGAGTGAATGCTGCTGCATCAGTTACAGCTAGATCAGCTAACATTTTACGGTTAACTTCGATACCAGCAACTTTTAATCCGTGCATTAAACGGCTGTATGAAAGACCGTTCATGCGAGCAGCTGCGTTGATACGAGTGATCCATAATTTACGGAAATCACGTTTTTTCTGACGACGGTCACGGTATGCATATTGACCTGATTTCATTACTGCTTGGTTAGCAACTTTATATAATGTATGTTTAGAACCATAGTAACCTTTAGCTAATTTCAATACTTTTTTACGACGTTTGCGCGTCACTGTTCCGCCTTTTACGCGTGGCATATGAATTACCTCCTGCTTTTCATTTAAATAATGAATGTTAGTTTATTTTGTGTAGTCAATCATTTCATGTAAACAAGTAATGATTTAATGCGTTTGAAGTCACCAGATGAAACTACGTTTGCTTTACGTAGGTGACGTTTTTGTTTCGTAGATTTGTTTGCAAATAAGTGGCTACCGTAAGCACGGTCATATTTTAATTTACCTGAACCCGTTCTTTTGAAACGTTTTGCAGCTCCACGGTGTGTTTTCATTTTTGGCATGTCGAATTCCTCCTAAACTGTTCGTCTAATATTATTTCTCGTTCTTTGGTTGAAGAACTAAGAACATGCTTCGGCCTTCCATCTTCGGTTTTTGTTCAACCGTCGATACTTCAGCACAAGCTTCAGCAAAACGATCTAACACACGTTGACCAATCTCTTTGTGTGTAATCGCACGACCTTTGAAACGTAGGCTACATTTTACTTTATCGCCTTTTTCAAGGAATTTAATGGCATTACGTAGCTTCGTTTGGAAATCATGTTCATCGATAGTTGGGCTCAAACGAACCTCTTTCAATACGATGACTTTT of the Lysinibacillus fusiformis genome contains:
- a CDS encoding DUF1294 domain-containing protein → MAQALLAYMAIVSVVLLIMMGMDKSRAKKHEWRIAERTLFTLAIAGGAVGGVLGMYLFRHKTRHNSFAFGFPLLAAVQIFIIVQLWGSSL
- the rplT gene encoding 50S ribosomal protein L20, giving the protein MPRVKGGTVTRKRRKKVLKLAKGYYGSKHTLYKVANQAVMKSGQYAYRDRRQKKRDFRKLWITRINAAARMNGLSYSRLMHGLKVAGIEVNRKMLADLAVTDAAAFTQLADAAKQAVAK
- the rpmI gene encoding 50S ribosomal protein L35 is translated as MPKMKTHRGAAKRFKRTGSGKLKYDRAYGSHLFANKSTKQKRHLRKANVVSSGDFKRIKSLLVYMK
- the infC gene encoding translation initiation factor IF-3, which produces MYVNEGIRARELRLIDHNGDQLGVKTRNEALEIAARVNLDLVLVAPQAKPPVARIMDYGKFKFEQQKKDREIRKNQKVIVLKEVRLSPTIDEHDFQTKLRNAIKFLEKGDKVKCSLRFKGRAITHKEIGQRVLDRFAEACAEVSTVEQKPKMEGRSMFLVLQPKNEK